GTCTAATTCTGGGCAATCCCATCTTCCATTAATCTATTCTTATGCCAGGAAGATGTTTTAATTGATGTGCTTTTGTAATGTATTTCAGTACCTAGCAAAGCCAGTTGCCTATCCCACTCTtaaattcttcttttaaaaaaaattttttttttacattgtatcACCTGTTTACCTTTTCAGATGaccatcacaaaagaaaaaattaacattCCTGAAAATGCAGCAGCAGCAAACAGAGTAAGAAAAGGTCTATAACTACAAGTCATAATTGTAAAACATGGCTATTGAAGAAAGAACAAGATTCTGACAGAGCCTGGCACAGCTCCTAATCCTACCCCACACTCCCACCTTCAGCTACCCCACTGAGGAAAGAAGGAGGCTGGACAAATTCCTGAGGAGTCTCACTAATCCTCCTCAATTTGGGGAAAAACAGACAGACGAGGTAAGTGAGCAACACAAGGAAAAGTCAAGGAATAAACTCTTCTGAGTAGAGGCCCCTACCTCAGGATCTCAGAAGACTCAAGAAATTTCCCAGGGAACTAGCAGAAACCCAGACGTATTCCACCATGGGAGCAGGACATATGCCTAGCAAGACAGATTAATTCCTGGTACCAGATATTCAACATCATTTCAGAAAAGAGAGTCAAACCCAGGTTATCCAACAAAGCAGTAATTCCTATTCTCTCTGCCCTCGGTGGTGAAAGTGGATAGAAAGCATGATTTTAGCTTTCACCCGGTGGCATGGAAGTGAGACATGCAAGCAGCAAGCGTGGGAGTCGGAAAATTTATCCTCAatgtatcagaaaaaaaaaaaggaaactgaaaatcTGGAAAGACTTGCCCACATTCAACACAAGAAAGCTAGAATCAGCCATGGATAttacagaaaagcaaaaaaaaaaaaaaagaaaccaaatataCAAAAAAGAGGAGCCAAGAAACcagtttgggagaaaaaaaagtaaattaaaaaaaattttttttttttttaaatttccttccaGTGCTTATTTTACAAAAGTTCATGAGAAGAACacgaataaaataaaacaagagagaactcaaaaataaaaggataaaatgACAGGTCTTCCAGAGCATTGTTAAATAAGAATGGCAAAATACATGTAATGTTTCACTATTTATGATAACGTTGGACGTTGTTTAGAATTCACTATTCTTGGTCATGTTAAGGAAAGAGCACCCAACTCctaattcataaaatattttaaataaggaATGGCTGAACACTGACTCAACCTATTTCAGCTGGCATAAACAAATGATTTTGCAAGGGTTTTTTCCTTGCATCACATGACAAAGAGCCTCAGTGCAATCCTCAGAATCTGTCTGCATGAATGATGAGACATTTCATCATAATTCCTTTTAACAACCAGACTTGCTGTCATATGGCAAAGTTAATGACTCATTTTACAAAGATGGGTTTTTCCacatatagggaaaccctggtggtatagtggttaaaagctacagctgccaatcaaagggttggctgtttgaatctaccaggcgctccttggaaaccttatggggcagttctgctctgcccgttagggtcactatgagttggaatcgacttgacagcaacaggttttttgtagTACATACAGGATCACTGACTTTAGGGCTACTGGTTGTGTAAATACCCTATCTCCCAGTGTTtggaaacttgaaagaaaaaaaaggaccagagaAATTGGGGTTCATTTTTTCTGCAAGCATGGGATTTGGGGCCAGGCAGCTCTGGGCAGCAGCCCTTTTGCTTACAAGTTACCAGCTAATTAGCTTCTCTGAGCTCTAGTTTTCTTACCTAATAATTGGGCCAATAGTATTTAGTTTactattgtaaggattaaacaaAACAACATATTTCAAGAAGATGCTTTAAATTGGCAATTTATAGACAttattgttataattttttttttttttaattgtgtgtctgatgcatggaaaccctggtggcatagtggtcaaaagtttggctgctaaccaaaaggtcggcagtttgaatccatcaggcactccttggaaaccctatgggacagttctactctgtcctatagggttgctatgagttggaatcaacccgacagcagtgggtttggttttgggtttggtctgATGCATAATAAACGATATAGATTTACCAGTGAAAGAATAATAACTGTAAAGAATTcaatagaaatagaaattctCTGCTCACAAGGGATTTCCCACCTCAGagattatttattaaatataaatgaagCACGGGCTCTAGGTTTCATCACATGTGGACCTAACAACTTCGCTCTTTTACCCCATTACCAAGTATTCTTCCTCACTAGGCCTCAGCCTGGTCCCTGAGCACAGGCCCAGAGTACTTCCCAACACTGTGCCGTCTCAGAAGGCAAATAACAGAAATCAACTCAAGCTAGCTTAAGTCAAAAGACAAAATTGCACAAAAATTCAGGAATTGCTGCCTCAGGGGATGCAGAGGCAGGGGTGCAGCTGGGTCTCAAGAAGGACTGAAACCAGAAAGAGGAAAGCTTTCAGTAACCCAGAAAGTTCATTCTACATTTATGTCTACCTCTTCCTCTATCTCTATGTCTGAATTCCAGCTCTGCTTCTCTCTGAGCCTGCTTCTTTCTCCACAGCTCCACAGCTGGGCCTTCTTTCTCCTAGTCTGCAGTGCCAAAGGTGGCCGCCCATGTGTCTTGAATCTGTATGTTCAAATAATTCAGATTCCACACAGGACTCTGATGGGTCCACTTTAGATCAAGTTCTTGCCCTGGTCCAATCGGTAGTCTCTAGGAGAGAGGGGCTGGATTGGACCTCATGGCTACCCAAAGGGCGAGATCGGGGGTGGTCACCATGAAGAGTAGGGTGAGCAGTCCCTGAGAAGGGGAAATGGCAGAACATCCAGCAGGCGTCCACCACACCCCAGCACAGACTGACTCTTAGTCTGCTCACAGACCTAATTCTGTCTAAAAATTGCAACTTCAGATtaaaccttaaccttggccaaggAAATCCATTTGCAACTATTTTGTAAACCACATACATAACTACTAAAGTGAAGAAGTCTGCATCCTCATTGtttcacttttgttgttgttgttaggtgccatcaagtcagttctggctcatagcgactctgtgtacaacagaacaaacactgcctggtcctgagccatcctcacaatcctcattatgtttgagtgcattgttgctgCCATTATGTCGCTCcttcttgctgagggtcttcttttttgctgaccatccactttaccaagcatgatgtccttctccagggactgataatatgtccaaagtatgtgagataaagtcttgccatcctcgcttctaaggagcattcgggctgtacttcctccaagacagctttgttagttgttctggcagtccatggtatattcaacattcttcgccaacaccataactcgagggcatcgattcttcttccgtcttccttattcattgcccagctttcatgtgcatatgaggcaactgaaaacaccatggtttgagtcaggcgcaccttagtcctcaaagtgacatctttgctttttagcacttttaagaggtcatttgcagcagatttgcccaacgcaatgcattgtttgattgtttcacttgcttttggaaaaatgtaatttttacatAGTGAATTTGGTTCAAAATTGTGTTTACTTTCTGTAACATACCTGAGTGGAAACTAAAAAGATCAGAGAGGAAAAAAACTTATTTCCAATCGTTCTTAAAAACCTAGATACTTCCAAACATTACTAAGTAGAATACTGCATAAATAACATTTCTGAATTTGAGCCtaagtatttctgctttgatccCTGTGGTTGGGTCATATTGACAGCTCCAGCCTCTGGCACAATATGTGACTTATTCTTATCTATCACTCCAGGCACAGGAAATATCAGAGACTGGGTTAAAATTAAGGTAGTACTTGGTCCCAGCCTCCCTTGGTCAAAGAATTTAGGGTCTTCTCTGTGTTCCCTCTCCAACAATAGTCTATCTCAAATCTGCACTTATTTTCTTTGGTCCCCATCTACTTCAGGATAAATTTATGCCTTCTTGGGGCTCCTACCATCCCCCAAGCcccttcttttttccctttatcagAAGTATCATGGGATGTAAGCTATCTGGTGCAGCCAATTACAGACTACTTCTCTCACTGATTACAACGAAAAAACTCTgaaaaatgcaaaaaacaaaTACCTAAGGActctgaaaattaaataaaaacagacaGATTAAAAACTGTAGTTAAAACTTGCATAACACCCCACAGACGGGGCGTTTCGTTGGAAAGAAGGTCCTTCTTTTTCTCCTGGATTTGATCTGAGGGCAAGCTGAGTCCTGGATTGTGCAGCAGGCATTGTCAGCAAAATCTCCTAGAAAATCACTTCTTGCTAGCCAGAAGACCAGGAAAAGGGACCCTCTGCACAATAGAGGGAGTTCCTGGTGGTACCTGGGAGCCAGAGTGTGTAGAAAAAAATGtcagagaagaaagagctggaaaAGGGAATCCTTTAATTCCTATGTGATTCTTCACAAGTCCCAGATTCAACTCTGAGTTTCACACATGCAAAACAGCCTCCCCCCAAGCCAAAAAAGAACGTTAAAAAGGGCTTCAAAAACTGAACTACCATATAAAGCActggctaaattttttttaagtgccagGCTAAACTCTGAGTGGCACATGTGTCAGGTAGACCCAACAGTACAGCAAAGCCTTTGAGAACTGAACTGACATTGGAATCATCACCCACAGAAGGTGAGAGAGAACTTGTAGTCTGAGACTAAACAGGTTAATTGTCTGctaaaacaaatagaaagcaatcaACAATCTCCAGAGGATTTTAACAGAACCCAGAATCTCACaacataatattcaaaatgtccaggATATAATCCAAAATTACTCTAtgtacaaagaaaaaggaaaatctaGCCAATACTCAGGAGAGAAGATGATTAACAGATGCCAACCCTGATATGACCCAAATTGGAATGATCagaaatagacattaaagcaCCTGTTATAACTGGAAgtagtccctggatagtgcaaacagttaatgcacttgcttcctaaccaaaaggttggtagttcaaatcaatcaaaaggtgccttgaaagaaaggcctggtattctacttccaaaaaatttgccattgaaaaccctatggagcatagttctactctgacacacatgagatcaccataagtcagaaccaactcaacgacaattGATCCAAGTTCCTGGATGTTGCAAACATTTAatatgctcacctgctaactaaaaagctgaaagtttgagtccactcagaggtgcctcagaagaaagatctagtgatctacttctgaaaaaccagccattgagatccctatggagcatagttctctctgacacacattggttaGTCATGAGTTAGGGCTGACTTGATGGGAACTGGTACTATAACTTGAAAAAAAGGTGAACATTCTTGAAATAAATTTAAGGATAAAAGTTTACAGTAGAGaaatagaaattatacaaaagatacaaatgaaaaattttaaattggaAACTATAATATCTGAAATTAATAATTCACTGGATGGGCTCAATAGAAGAATGGAGATGACCAAGCAAAAGGTCAGTGAAATTGACAatagatcaatagaaattatacaatatgaagagtaataataaaatatttgaaaaactaaCAAAACCTCAGGACTTGATGATCTAATATTCATCTCATTGGAgtgtcagaaaagaaaaaaaaatattggttcagaaaatatatttgaataaatatggcagaaaatttcccaaatttggtgaaagacatATATTTAAGGAATTAAGAAGCTCAGCGAACTGCAAAAAGTTTAAACTCAAAGAAAACCACATCTAGGTACATCATAATTaaactattcaaaaccaaaaataaagaaaaaaatcttgaaagcagtcaGAGAAAAGCAATACATTGCACATAACAAAAAAttaagccaaactcattgccattgagtagattctgactgatggcaaccatataggatagaatagaactgcccaatagggtttctatggaatggatggtggatttgaactcccagctttctggttagcagcccagctcttagccactatgccaccagggcacataGGAGAAAACTAGTCTGAATAACTGCAGGTTTCTCACCAGAAACCGTGGAGACCAGAAGACAGGGAAAcagcatctttaaagtgttgaaagggaggggaaaaaattaaaaacaactgtcaactcagaattctatatccagcaaaaatattgTTCAGGAATGCAGGCAAAATAAAGACCTTTTCAGATGAAGGAAAGCTAAGAGAAGTCAGCATCTGCAGACCTTCTGTATAAGAAATGCTAAAGTTGTTCATCTGGATAAAGGAAACCATGCCAGAGGGAAACATGGAACTTCAAGACTGAAGTAAGTGCAAGATAAAtggcaaacaactgaaaaaagagtatttttctcctcttaaattctttaaaatatgtatgaCTGTTGAAAGCAAAAATTCTATCATCTGGGGTGTtttaggaaaccgtggtggtgtagtggttaagtgctacagctgctaagcaaaaggtcagcagttcgaatctgccaggcactccttggaaactctacagggcagttctaccctctcctatagggtcgctatgagtcggaatcgactcgatggcagtgggttttgttttggtttggggtgTTTTAACATCTGTAGATATAATACACACATGACAACTACAACCAAAAAGGAGGGGGATAAAGGACCTATATGGTTATAAGGCTTCTATGTTTTACTTGAAGTAGTAAAGCATTAACTCTAAGTAGGCTGtgaaaagtttatatatatatatatatatatatatatatatatatatatacataaaatatatatatatatatatacacacacacacaccaaaaaacccaaatctgttgatactgagtcaatttcaactcataacaaccctataagacagagtagaactgccccatagggtttccaaggagcaactggtgaattccaactgcagagttttgattagcagctgacttcttaaccgctgcaccatcagggctccaggtatacacaaaaaaaaaaaagagagaataatcCCTGGAACAACTctaaaaaataacacaaacagctaTAGCCAAAAAGCCAACACCTAAATTAAAATTACAGTTTACAAAACagtcaaataatccaaaaagacggtagaacagagaacaaagagggaaacaaaaaaccaagaaaattgTAGCCTTAAGTCAAACCACAAAACAATTATAGCCCATTAATCCAATGTCatctaattgattctgactcatagtgaccctgtaggacagcatagaactgtcccccttgggtttccaaggctgtaatctttaaggaagcagactaccacatctttctcctgcagagcagctggtagatttgaaccaccaagttttggttatcagccaagtgctttaaccactgcaccaccagggcgcctcaaTAACAATTACAGTAAATATAAATTGTCTAAACACACCAAGTAAAAGACAGAGATTTTCAGATTTGATAAAAACAAGATCCAACTACTTGCAGTCTGTAAGAAACAGACTTTAAATTTAAtatacatttacatttaaggtaaaataataaaaaaaacacaagcaaaaGAAAGCTGGAATGGCTTCTATATTTAtagaagacaaagtagacttcagaACAAGAAAAATTACCAGAGATAGAGAGGGACATTCTAAGAAAATCTAAAACTAAATGTGTTTATACATAAcaaagctccaaaatacatgaagcaaaaagtgACAGAACTggaagaggaaaaagacaaattTACAACTATACCTGAAGATGCTATGGAACAACTACTCCTAAAATCTGAACCAGTTTCTCTCAGGAAGTGTTATGTGGATTGGCATTCTTTGTGCCTCTGGCTCCACAAGGAAATGACCCTGCCCCAGAGAGCTTAGAGTGAGTATGACACCATGTCCAGTGCTATTTGAGTACCCTGTACTCACGTGACGCTGTGAGCATAGCCATATACTTGCTGCTTGTTGAAATTctgtagttgttgttgggtgccctcaagtagatttttgactcatagtgatcccatgtgacagaatggaactgccttgtagggttttctaggatgtaatctttgcaaaagcagatcaccaggtttttcaaGGAACCattgggtggatttgagctgccaactttttggtgagcagccaagtgcttaactgttgggccGCTAGGGCTCCATGTTAAAATTTTACAGGAAATCAATAGTAATTTTCTAGCAATGTCTGTCTGAGGAACTCAATAAAGCTTCAATGTAGCATTAAGAGTCTCCTGTAAACAACTGTTTTTGCACCCATTATCCATTCTCCCACTTCTCATATCAGTGTCCAGGTTTTGCTTTCAGGAAAATACTCCTTTCCTAGTTTGAGCCATAACTAACTTAAGTCAGTAAGTGTAGTCCACACCCCTGACTTCAGTGATTAGTCAGAGATGGACACACAACCCAGTCAGTGCTAATGAGATGCAAGGACAAATTTGCTGGGGCTTCTGGGAAAGAaagttttctctttcctctctagGAACCATCAAAAAAGAGTATGTCTGTTTTGGTGTGAGGGTATGAGCACTGGGCAGACTGCAGTCTTTTTGATATCATGAGAGGAGCCTGGAACTATCCTGGGTAGAGCCTGAAGGTGAAGCCTACATTGCAGAAAGCAGAGTGGAAGAACAAACAGAAAGCAGTCATTGATGATATTTTTTGAGCTTCTGATTTCAGCCTTACCTAAAGACAGAATAATTTCTGTTACACAAATGAggaaatttttcctttttagaaatttttttgtttaagttAGTTTTAGTTGGGTTTTCTGTCATTTGTAATATAAGGTTTATTCTCACCTTTTCCCTTCCTTCTAAGCCCCATGTCTTTCTTCTTCAAAAATGGAAACTGCTCATGGAACACTGGGTTTTGATTTATAGGGATTAAGGGTAAGTGTTGCACAACcagttaatgtaattgatgtagATAAGTTGTACACGTGTTAAAAGTTAAATAGGCAAATattgtgtgatagatgtatttgcaacaacaataaaaaagagcagtTGCTGAGACTACTTAGGTACAACGAAACACCTCATGGCATttggttccttggctccttggacACCCCGTTTAATTGGCCTAGTTTCAAGTTTTTGTGCTtatgttctatctcctagtttgttgtgtcatgcctggggccttaaaagcttgcaagcagccattcaaggtaTAACAATTGGTCACTATTTGCCTGGAgacacagaggaagaaggagattcaggaatagaaggaggaaatggaatgcatggctacttgcctccatgaacaactgcctttttgcCATGAGGCctgaactggatggtgcctggctgccattactgaacattttcatcaaagggTCTATAGAaggatcttgatcaaaaggggggaaatgcagaagacATTTTCAAATTCccatagaatccagactttctggaggtattgaggctagatgaactcctgaaactattgccctgagataatctttcaaccttaaaccaaaaaatatctcctgaagtcttctttaaaccaaacaatagtctagcttaaaGAATTTCTGCCTTAAGCggtgtgttcttttaagaactacgtatatgggatcaaactgacaacagcaactcaaaagattagataggaaacttggggagtgagtttatgttaacggggaggaacaattcagaaaaggagggtgagaatggtcgcacaacttgaagaatgtaatcaatgtcactgaattgtatatgtagaaactgttgaattggtgtatgttctgctgtgtacattctcaacaacaagagaataaaataaattatttttaaaaatggaaacaaaagccACATGAAATAAATGCTTTACTTTTAATGTTCAATAGTATCTTCATTTGTAGGAAATGATGATACATAAGCATTTCAAAAGGCAAAGCTTTTGATATGTAGAATTCAAAGTCATTTAATGAGTAGCAATTCACATAGAAAAGGGGATATCCAGAATTTAAAACTGTAAACAAATAATGGATTTTCCGTTTCTATATTTACACAGGATGCTATTAAACCCCCCTTTGCCAAAACCAGAGTATCATGTGCAAAACTGCCTCCTGAGAGAATATGTAACACCATCAACAACTTGTAActcttaaagaacaataaattcGGGGGAGCCCAGATCTTCCCAGACCCTGTCCGTACTCAGGGAAAgaatgacttccaaatttcttcttgGGTTTGCATTTCAGGCTCAGGTTACCTCATTGATGGAAAAATCTTTAAGTATTCTTGAAAGCACAGCTGTCTCTAACCTTACTAGAAAAGATTTAAGCTGTTGCATGGAATCAAAGATTGTGTGTCCAAATACCACGAGTTCCTAAAATGAAAACGTTTCTGTGGATAAGGGTTGGTTGTACAGAAAGACTGAAATGGAGTTAATTCTGGGTAGATATAGGAGTTAAGAGATTTCTCTTCACCAAGCATTTATCATGGTCCTGCAAGGGGATTCTGAGGTGAAAGAACACAGTCCTTACCCAACAGTTGTTCCCAGCATGGTAGGAGAAAGGTCTTATATACCCAGGACTCTCATTCAGGGTAAAACGTGGAATGGCACAAAAGGCAGTGTGCAAAGGAAGGTTTGGAGGAAAGAGATACCACATCAGAGAAACTTCTGGACCAGGCGGCCTTGAGGGACAGGGCCGATTTCAGCATATGGAGATGGAGATAGATTTCCAGGCCAGAGGGAAGAGCATGAGGAAAGacacagagaagagaaagtaCAGAGCAGTTCAGGGAACACTGAGAAATCTAGCTGAGATGGGACCTCATAGAACCATCTTCTCTGAAGAAGGTCTACTATGGGGAAGGCTTAAGCCCTGATGAAGGCAAATTCAGAGGCCCACCATGTACACTTAAAAAAGGGCAGAGTCTAGCGGAAAAGGTCCGGGGCCCTGGGTTTGATGTCCAGCCCTGTCTTATGATACCTGTGTGATCTTAGACATTCACTTCACATTCTCGGCCTCAGAACTACAGCCATAAAAGCCAAAGAATAATATCTGCCCTGCCTAGCTCATAGATTTGGTATGAACATCAAGAGAGACAATGAGCATAAGGTAATGCTGTAAAATACGGCCTTTGGTCAGTTACTATGTTGTCATGTATGAGAAACTCCTtagtaaatactaaaaaaaaaaaaaaaaaaaacagacccagtgccgtcaagtccttTTATTGCCACTACATAATAAGATCCTTGATACCAAGGATCATGTCTTCTTCAGGACTGAAAACATagtatatgattaaaaaaaaaaaaaaggtacttgaAGAACGagtacataaatgaatgagtaaatgaatgaataatgttTAGAGCCCTACGACTACATAATAAAATCAATCTACCTATGCTGAAAACCTGCTAGCTGTCCTCTGATTGACTTTTGGGTTGtttggtctggtggaggctctgaGGTAATGGTGATCAGTTGGTGTCATGGTAGAGAAGGAAGCCCATGAAGGTGGAGTCATTGACATTATCTGCATAGAGCCCATTATTCTGTTCTCCATCTGCAAACACCTGGAGCCAGACTTGGTCGCCCACCTCCAGATGCAGTAGCACAGAGCCAGAGGCCTGGTCCACGTTTTTTTCCTGGTACTGGTCATAGGTGAAGAGCACAGCCTTGTCCTTCTTGAAGAGGCTGACCTTCACATCCTTCATGTAGACTGTGATGTGGTAGGAGAAGAAATACACCCCAGGGATGTTGCAGTGGAATTTGCCAGTGGAGCCATCATAGTGGTTTTGCTGATTGTAGAAGATCTTGGTAAAGCGAATGGGAACATTGGGGACAGTGACCTGGGCTTCCAATCCCACGCTGAATGCTGAGCGGTATGAATAAGCAGCTTCTCCAGGCTCTCCTTTTCTGCCTGGGGTTCCTGGGAAGCCCCGGGGACCTTCAACCCCAGTCACGCCAGTCTCACCAGTGTCACCCTTAGGGCCAATAAGACCTAGAGACGAGAAGACCTCAGTGACCACAAGGAACAAAACTCCTAGGCTGGCTCCAGTCTAAAGCACTGTCCCTGTGACCCCCACCTGCAAAATGCTTGGCTTACAGAGAAAGGGACCAATGGATGCTCCCAAAAGGGGAGGGATGCCACCTCCTCTTTCCACAACCACCTCAGAATAGCCCAGCAGGCTCCCGTAAGCTCATTTCTAACCTTATCTTCTATATGGCTCCACAATGGACCCTCCACCCTGCCAGCCCTTTACTTTTGCTCTTCcattccctctgtctggaatgtgCTCACTCCTTTACTCTGCCTAGCTCAAACCCTGCTTCTTCCTTGAAGCCTTCATTATTACACAGGTCAGTACTAAGTGCACCTTCTCTTGGTTCCATACTTTGGGCATTTGCTTACATTCAGTTTGACATATTTGGAGTGAACATTTTTTGTAGCAGCCTCTGACAGTCTTGGGCGTTTGACTTATCTCTTAACTAGATCAAGCGTTCTCCTAGAGCAGGACTGTATCCTGCAGGAGGTATACAGTAAGTGTGGTTGGATTCCATTGAAGGAAAAATCTAAGAATTAAGTGGAAAGGAAGCAGAATGGGAATATGAACAAATTGGCAATAGGGATATGAATGGGGATGGGAAAGGGTTGGGCAAGGAGATGCGGATAGAGCAGAGTCAAAGGGTACTTAGTTATAGAGGTTTCCCCCAGTTTCTCCACTGGAAGAACCCAGGACCCACTTTAGATCATTTATGGGTCATATAAAAAAGCTTTGCTTCTTCCCTGTGTCTGGGAAAGAAAGCAGTGCCCATATGCAGCAGCGGAAGCCCTCCTCTACCCAGGAGCCTGGTCTGTGATGGAGGAAGCCAAAGACCTAGTCCTTACCTGGATCTCCTTTCTCACCCTTCTCCCCAGGGGTGCCATCTCTGCCATCACGGCCTGGAGTCCCATTGTGGCCAGGATGCCCTGGGATGCCTGCCATCCAACCTGCACAGCGCTCCTTGGGTGGGGAAAGCAGGACCCCAGGCCCTTCGGTCGCCAGATTCTCACCATTATTGGGCAGGGCTAGTAGCAGCAGAACAGCTCGCAGTAACAGCATCCTGAGCTCTGGAATTTACACCTACAGGGTCAGCCACGGAGAGGTAGACGAGAGGCAGACCCACACAACACGCCCAGTCAAGACCTAAGCAGGACTCCGTCC
This is a stretch of genomic DNA from Elephas maximus indicus isolate mEleMax1 chromosome 1, mEleMax1 primary haplotype, whole genome shotgun sequence. It encodes these proteins:
- the ADIPOQ gene encoding adiponectin isoform X1, yielding MGRLLAFLRRQDAAGHALPPTKDGVGKAGGDPSPEEGSLRTPVLSLWLRRGAKPRLSFKELRMLLLRAVLLLLALPNNGENLATEGPGVLLSPPKERCAGWMAGIPGHPGHNGTPGRDGRDGTPGEKGEKGDPGLIGPKGDTGETGVTGVEGPRGFPGTPGRKGEPGEAAYSYRSAFSVGLEAQVTVPNVPIRFTKIFYNQQNHYDGSTGKFHCNIPGVYFFSYHITVYMKDVKVSLFKKDKAVLFTYDQYQEKNVDQASGSVLLHLEVGDQVWLQVFADGEQNNGLYADNVNDSTFMGFLLYHDTN
- the ADIPOQ gene encoding adiponectin isoform X2; this encodes MLLLRAVLLLLALPNNGENLATEGPGVLLSPPKERCAGWMAGIPGHPGHNGTPGRDGRDGTPGEKGEKGDPGLIGPKGDTGETGVTGVEGPRGFPGTPGRKGEPGEAAYSYRSAFSVGLEAQVTVPNVPIRFTKIFYNQQNHYDGSTGKFHCNIPGVYFFSYHITVYMKDVKVSLFKKDKAVLFTYDQYQEKNVDQASGSVLLHLEVGDQVWLQVFADGEQNNGLYADNVNDSTFMGFLLYHDTN